In Labrus mixtus chromosome 11, fLabMix1.1, whole genome shotgun sequence, a single window of DNA contains:
- the zgc:66448 gene encoding zinc finger protein 26 gives MAAVDPSESPKRQKSPAEEVGACGGETEATETGRSLNETDETTAHETTQSPGGVQGSSPGDEGASVASHSEVGVESGAGADKTTCNSPENPTTTGKNTEAPGGDKRDFDWSETEDDNEEAQNDKQENDKFDLNNVTGSAEEVQRDTHVDEESTDDADEIIDEVGSSPRDVKGAKRQLDAEELVGDVDGMEDVAEDDDEADRGEGTDPTAKQKKCRLVCKECGERFPRREMFNLHRHFHAHGDELTPLTCKECGLTFQHRSSLIKHRNEHKEKEEQLLVPKKETQTMEVGSFECAECEKIFATVDKLRDHNCFKTVEKPYHCPLCRQEFQFRASVTKHMMTHSQERKFTCQECSQTFPNVMVLRYHQRCHTALKPYECPECGMVFKHYSVMEDHRRKHTDNTRSHLCNICGKAFKYSSLLHQHQYLHTGQKPFRCPECGKKFAFAQNMKAHCRQHRRRQTNLATEQAPVAPHVAVRGVGKENTHQIEEAKRTFNCPLCPQTYLAPANLRAHMLIHEAEYEKLERTPRPPTEINKVWEKGLTCPHCPSVFREESALNVHLLSVHKSVTQFAEEVQAPPKKQIIPISSGTVQGKWRSEGLKSYKCSECAKTFRHRSVLELHMRIHSKDKPYQCKVCGKGFRFSSYLQQHLIIHTGKKPYKCPDCGKDFAFMQNMKTHQKLHQEKPFRCTSCRKGYSDETQLQQHMLSHNGDKPHKCDQCDKSFGLAYLLRDHMNTHTGERPHHCNECNKSFSWFSSLLVHQKIHNRKRQGFSQYNSFPMATRMRGRGSRGRRGERWGWSRQLGGSGMASSQASPYPVSALRDAELHRRAIQTQSSMLQSRIDLQSRQQKEPWLPDLQPQPVQWKVDGDEVMPVPSSQQQLAAPQQTQFESPPLSGLQQHHQRSPGWADSPSISQSGSTSAQSSESSQMKESPASVVGSFLAAVPQKSSPLGVSEMEQQRQLKPVTWSSPPTSTVLASTSSLQHDFSIPSYIDAAALWSIRPALLANSHSSPKFCPELQLPRWSGAPVSTQKEPSTPPKKEDSRVWDLSNPQVIPSTVSQHEKPWNGCELQKQWAPGLTGASTSAQIDQSSAMPISTPVSHGVGSTLWDIQTPPGIPKTINSEKLVNNQDFQLQQKQVLSGWANVQSQTSQKVPISIQYEPHRFSQGMGTPVWGFQSNPVGPATLLTGQLKQGNGQELQQQPMVSGTQIIINQPSPFFSSPLAPLPPPLALPGSHPLHSVTVGALSRPPHPNIFFTPQAVMSERSHMPQTLALPQLAPPTEPHKLGPRLPFAPERLLQCMICGCSLPRELDLQMHYLQHAQGEI, from the exons ATGGCCGCCGTAGACCCGTCGGAGTCTCCAAAACGACAGAAATCTCCTGCAGAGGAGGTGGGAGCATGTGGGGGGGAGACCGAGGCGACGGAGACGGGACGCAGCCTCAATGAGACCGATGAAACAACTGCTCATGAAACCACACAGAGCCCCGGCGGAGTGCAGGGGAGCAGTCCTGGCGACGAAGGTGCAAGTGTTGCCAGCCATTCCGAGGTTGGTGTCGAGTCCGGTGCTGGAGCAGATAAAACGACATGCAATTCACCGGAAAACCCAACAACGACCGGAAAAAACACCGAGGCTCCCGGCGGCGACAAGCGGGATTTCGACTGGTCGGAAACCGAAGACGACAACGAAGAGGCGCAAAACGACAAGCAGGAAAACGATAAGTTTG ACCTCAATAATGTAACGGGAAGTGCTGAGGAGGTGCAGCGAGATACACATGTTGACGAAGAAAGTACAGACGATGCAGATGAGATAATTGACGAGGTGGGGAGCTCTCCCAGAGATGTGAAGGGCGCCAAGAGGCAGCTGGACGCCGAGGAGCTGGTGGGCGATGTTGACGGGATGGAGGACGTAGCCGAAGACGACGACGAGGCAGACAGAGGGGAGGGTACGGATCCGACGGCCAAGCAGAAGAAGTGCCGTTTGGTGTGCAAGGAGTGCGGCGAGAGGTTCCCCCGGCGCGAGATGTTCAATCTTCACCGCCACTTTCACGCACACGGGGACGAGCTCACGCCTCTCACCTGTAAAGAATGCGGCCTTACCTTTCAGCACCGCAGCAGCCTCATTAAACACAGGAACGAGcacaaagaaaaggaggagcagCTTCTCGTTCCCAAGAAGGAAACGCAAACCATGGAAGTGGGTAGCTTTGAATGTGCGGAGTGCGAGAAGATCTTCGCTACGGTGGATAAGCTGAGAGACCATAACTGCTTCAAAACAGTAGAAAAGCCTTACCACTGCCCCCTGTGCCGCCAAGAGTTCCAGTTTAGGGCGTCTGTCACTAAGCACATGATGACACACTCCCAGGAGAGAAAATTTACATGCCAAGAGTGCAGTCAAACGTTCCCAAACGTCATGGTCCTGCGCTACCACCAGCGATGTCACACGGCCCTGAAACCCTACGAGTGCCCTGAATGCGGCATGGTCTTCAAACACTACTCGGTCATGGAAGACCACCGTCGCAagcacacagacaacacacgCTCCCACCTGTGCAACATCTGCGGTAAGGCCTTCAAATACAGCAGCCTCCTCCATCAGCATCAGTACCTGCACACGGGCCAGAAACCCTTCCGCTGCCCTGAATGTGGCAAGAAATTTGCCTTCGCCCAGAACATGAAGGCACACTGTCGCCAGCATAGACGTCGGCAAACAAACTTAGCCACTGAGCAGGCCCCTGTGGCCCCGCATGTGGCAGTTAGAGGGGTGGGAAAAGAGAACACGCACCAGATTGAGGAAGCCAAACGTACATTTAACTGCCCCCTTTGTCCCCAAACGTACTTGGCGCCGGCCAACTTGAGAGCTCACATGCTAATTCACGAAGCTGAGTATGAGAAGCTGGAGAGAACACCCAGACCCCCGACTGAGATTAACAAGGTCTGGGAGAAAGGACTCACCTGCCCCCACTGCCCAAGTGTTTTTCGTGAAGAATCTGCTTTAAATGTACATCTGTTAAGTGTCCACAAGTCTGTAACACAATTTGCTGAAGAGGTACAAGCCCCGcctaaaaaacaaattattccCATAAGCAGCGGAACTGTGCAGGGAAAGTGGAGAAGCGAAGGTCTGAAGTCTTACAAATGTTCTGAGTGTGCCAAGACTTTCCGCCACCGCTCAGTGTTAGAGCTGCATATGCGCATACATTCCAAGGACAAGCCTTACCAGTGCAAAGTGTGTGGCAAGGGCTTTAGGTTCAGTAGCTACTTACAGCAGCATCTCATCATCCATACAGGCAAAAAGCCATACAAGTGTCCCGACTGTGGGAAGGACTTTGCCTTTatgcagaacatgaaaacacaccagAAGCTGCATCAGGAAAAACCGTTTCGCTGCACGAGTTGCCGCAAAGGCTACAGCGATGAAACCCAACTGCAGCAACATATGTTATCACACAACGGCGACAAACCTCACAAGTGTGACCAGTGTGATAAGAGCTTTGGATTGGCCTATCTGCTCCGggatcacatgaacacacacacaggggagagACCCCATCACTGCAATGAGTGTAATAAATCTTTTTCCTGGTTTAGCAGCCTTCTTGTGCACCAGAAAATCCACAATCGCAAGCGGCAGGGTTTCAGCCAGTATAATTCTTTCCCCATGGCTACGAGGATGAGAGGCAGGGGCagcagggggaggagaggggagaggtgGGGCTGGTCTAGACAATTAGGGGGCTCAGGGATGGCTAGTTCTCAGGCATCTCCTTATCCAGTTTCTGCACTGAGAGATGCTGAGTTGCACAGAAGGGCAATCCAGACACAATCCTCCATGCTCCAGTCTCGCATAGATTTACAAAGCAGACAGCAGAAAGAGCCGTGGCTGCCTGACCTTCAACCTCAACCGGTGCAGTGGAAGGTCGACGGTGATGAGGTAATGCCTGTCCcatcatcacagcagcagctcgcAGCTCCACAGCAAACACAGTTCGAGAGCCCGCCACTTTCAGGCCTACAGCAGCACCACCAGAGGAGTCCAGGCTGGGCTGACAGCCCTTCGATATCTCAGTCAGGCTCCACATCTGCTCAGAGCTCCGAATCATCACAAATGAAAGAAAGTCCCGCTTCTGTTGTCGGCTCCTTCCTGGCAGCTGTACCACAAAAATCCAGCCCGTTAGGAGTGAGCGAGATGGAGCAGCAGAGGCAGCTCAAACCTGTTACTTGGAGTAGCCCACCCACATCCACAGTTTTAGCTTCCACAAGCTCTTTGCAGCATGATTTTTCTATTCCGTCATATATCGATGCGGCAGCACTGTGGAGTATCAGACCTGCACTGTTGGCAAATTCACACAGCTCGCCAAAGTTTTGTCCGGAGCTTCAGCTGCCAAGATGGTCAGGTGCCCCAGTGTCAACACAAAAGGAGCCGTCCACACCTCCTAAAAAAGAGGACAGTAGAGTGTGGGACCTGAGTAACCCTCAGGTTATACCATCGACTGTTAGCCAGCACGAGAAGCCATGGAACGGCTGTGAGCTGCAAAAGCAGTGGGCTCCAGGCTTAACAGGTGCATCGACATCAGCTCAAATAGACCAAAGCAGTGCAATGCCAATTTCAACTCCTGTTTCTCACGGGGTAGGTAGCACCTTGTGGGATATACAAACACCACCGGGTATTCCAAAGACCATAAACTCTGAGAAATTAGTAAATAATCAAGATTTTCAGCTGCAGCAAAAGCAGGTGTTGTCTGGCTGGGCCAACGTACAAAGCCAGACATCACAGAAGGTTCCTATCTCCATTCAATACGAGCCTCATCGTTTCAGCCAGGGGATGGGAACACCAGTATGGGGCTTCCAAAGTAATCCTGTTGGTCCTGCAACGCTGCTCACTGGGCAACTCAAACAAGGGAATGGACAGGAGCTGCAGCAACAGCCAATGGTATCAGGAACTCAAATAATCATAAATCAGCCttccccctttttctcctctccacttgctccactcccccctcctctaGCTTTGCCTGGCTCTCACCCTCTTCACTCTGTCACAGTTGGTGCTCTTTCAAGGCCGCCACAcccaaatatttttttcacgCCACAGGCAGTCATGAGCGAGAGGTCACACATGCCACAGACTCTAGCCCTACCTCAGCTTGCCCCTCCGACAGAGCCTCACAAACTTGGACCCCGTTTGCCTTTTGCCCCAGAACGGCTCCTCCAGTGCATGATATGTGGGTGCTCTCTACCACGGGAGCTGGATCTGCAAATGCATTACTTGCAACATGCACAAGGAGAGATATGA